The genomic region TGTTCGACGCGTTTGACGTGGGCATCCTGTCGTACGTCCTCGTGGTCCTGGCGAAACAGTGGCACCTGACGCACACGGTGACCGGCCTCGTCGGAAGTGTGAGTTCCCTCGGTATGGCCGTGGGATCCGCTCTCGCAGGTCTGTTGGCCGACCGCTTCGGCAGGCGCTCCTTGTTCCTCGTGACCATTCTGATCTACAGCCTCGCGACGGGCCTATCCGCGTTCGCAGCTGGCATCGGCATCTTCTTCGTGCTGCGGTTTTTTGTCGGCTTCGGACTCGGCGGAGAGCTGCCCGTTGCCACGACATACGTGCTCGAGTCTTCGCCGGACGAAGTCCGCGCCCGCCGCGTGGTGTTCCTCGAGTCGTTTTGGGCGGTGGGCTCTCTGGCCGCCGCGCTCGTGTCGTACTTCGTGATTCCAACCTCCGGCTGGCGCGTGGTGTTTCTCATCGGCGCCATCCCTGCGCTGTACACCATCGTGTTGCGCTTCGCCCTGCCGGAAGCCCCGCGTTACGCGCGCCTGGAGCGCCGGAGCACGCTCGGTGAATCGATTCGCAACATCTGGTCGCGCAAGCTGGGCCGCCGCTCGTTCGTGGCATCCGTCGTGTGGTTCGTGATGAATTACAGTTATTACGGCATGTTTTTGTGGCTGCCGTCCGTGCTCTACGACAAGGGGTACTCCCTCGTCCACAGCTTGGGATACTCGCTCATCATGACACTCGCTCAGATTCCAGGATACATGACGGCCGCATGGCTTGTCGAACGGTGGGGACGCAAGCGAACGCTCGTCACCGCCATGATCCTCACGGCGCTCTCGGCGCTTGCGTTTGGCTTTGCATGGAACACAGCGTCGCTTGTCGTCTTCGGGCTGTGTCTATCGTTCTTCATGCTCGCGGCCTTCGCCGGCACGTACGCGTTCACCGTCGAACAGTTCCCGACGATGTTTCGAGCGACGGGCATGGGGTGGGCGGCCGGATTTGGCCGATTCGGCAGTGCCATCGCACCGTTTGCCACCGGCTGGCTGCTCGGTGCGCACCTCGGTTACGGATGGGTGTTTGGGGTGTTTTTCGCTGTGCTGCTCATTGGCTTTATCATCGTGACAGCGCTCGGCAAAGAGACGAAGGGCGTGGCCTTGGAGTAAGTCGCCGATGGCCCATGGGCACGAGCAGCGCGATGCCCATGGGTCGAAGGCGCACGTTTGGGCTGAGACGTTTCGTGTTCCGCGGAGGGACCCACGCCGGCGAAGGTGTACGCGCGGGCACACGCTGGAACGCGCAGGAACGGTTCCG from Alicyclobacillus vulcanalis harbors:
- a CDS encoding MFS transporter translates to MVDPVSLPAKRVSAARILVSSGLGLLFDAFDVGILSYVLVVLAKQWHLTHTVTGLVGSVSSLGMAVGSALAGLLADRFGRRSLFLVTILIYSLATGLSAFAAGIGIFFVLRFFVGFGLGGELPVATTYVLESSPDEVRARRVVFLESFWAVGSLAAALVSYFVIPTSGWRVVFLIGAIPALYTIVLRFALPEAPRYARLERRSTLGESIRNIWSRKLGRRSFVASVVWFVMNYSYYGMFLWLPSVLYDKGYSLVHSLGYSLIMTLAQIPGYMTAAWLVERWGRKRTLVTAMILTALSALAFGFAWNTASLVVFGLCLSFFMLAAFAGTYAFTVEQFPTMFRATGMGWAAGFGRFGSAIAPFATGWLLGAHLGYGWVFGVFFAVLLIGFIIVTALGKETKGVALE